The proteins below come from a single Halothiobacillus neapolitanus c2 genomic window:
- a CDS encoding accessory factor UbiK family protein: protein MSIAHTIEELSQRIEQALPESLRQTKTEMDKTIRQAVMNAFQKMELVTRDEFDIQTQVLARTRTKLEALEQRVAAMEAALNNNAENE, encoded by the coding sequence ATGTCTATTGCTCACACCATCGAAGAACTCTCTCAACGCATCGAACAGGCGTTACCGGAAAGTCTGCGTCAAACCAAAACTGAGATGGACAAAACTATTCGCCAAGCCGTGATGAATGCGTTCCAGAAAATGGAGCTGGTGACTCGCGATGAGTTCGATATCCAAACGCAGGTTCTGGCGCGGACACGAACGAAACTCGAAGCGCTGGAACAGCGCGTAGCCGCTATGGAAGCTGCATTGAACAACAACGCGGAAAACGAATAG